In Vicinamibacteria bacterium, the DNA window AGGGCGTAATAACGCACCGGCTCTCCCGCTTCGAGTCGTTCCCGGTCTTCGGGCACGATGAGAAGGGCATTCGATTTCGAGAAAGCGACGATGTCGCCCGAGCCTCGCGTGGGGATCGGACGGGCGATGCTCTGCCCCTCGTCGTCGACCGAGATCCACCCGGGAAGATACGCGCGCCGATTTCCGCGGTTCACGAGCTCGGTCAGAAGCTTCGCCCGAAACAGCGGGCGTACCGGGTTTGCCGCCCCCTCGAGCCGTGCCAAGGCGGGACGGACGAAGAGCTCGAACGTCACCATGGTGGATACCGGGTTTCCCGGAAGTCCGAAAACGAGCCGACCCTCATCGGTGGTTCCGAAAACGAGGGGCTTTCCCGGTTTGAGCGCCACCGCGTCCACGTGGATGCGCACGCGATGTCGAGCGAGTACGTCCTCTACGAGATCGAAGCGCCCCATCGAGACCCCACCGGAAAGCATCAGAACGTCGGCGTCGAGACCCTTGGTGATGACCTCATCGAGCGACGATTCGGTGTCGAGCGCGACACCGAGGTAGCTTGCTTCGATGCCCGCCGCAGCGCACTGGGCCAGCAGAGAAAACCCGTTGCTGTTTCGGATCTGTCCCGGTGCGGGTTTATGGGATGGATGGACGAGCTCGTTGCCGGTTGCTGCCACCGCGACCCGGGGTTTGCGACCCACGACGAGCGTCGTCTTGCCCACCGTCGCCGCGACCGCGACCGCCGCGGGGTCGAGCCTCGTCCCTTCCTTGAGGACAACGTCTCCGAGGCGAACCTCGCTTCCCCGAGGGGCGACGTTCTGGCCTTCGTCGACCGCGATCAGCACCTCGACGCGGTCTCGGTCGAAGCGGCAATGCTCGACCATCTGCACGGCGTCAGCGCCTTCCGGTACTGGGGCACCGGTCATGATCGATGCCGCCTGACCCGCTTCGACGCGAAAGGTGGGGAAGGTGCCGGCGGGTATGGTGCCGACGACGTCGAGCCGAGCGGGGATCTGGCGGACGTCTTTCGCGCGGACCGCATAGCCATCGACTGCCGAGCGGGGGAACGGAGGCATGTCGACGTCGGAGACGACGTCCTCGCGGAGAAGGCGTCCGGTCGCTTGGCCGAAGTCGATCTCTTCAGTGGAAAGTGGCTTGGCCCGATCGAGAACGATGCGAAGCGCTTGCTCGACGGGAATCACCGGCCCTGCCTCAACGCGAGGATCTCCTTCTCGAGCTCACGCACCCGCTTGCGCAGCTTCTCGAGTCCGCGAAGCTCCGCCGTCGACTTGAGAACCTCGCGGTGGTGTCGGGCGGGATAGCCCGACACGGTGGCGCCCGCGGGAACGTCGCCGATGACTCCGGATTGAGCGATGAGAACCGCGTCTTCGCCGATCGTCAGATGGTCCACGAGGCCGCTCTGACCTCCCATGAGAACTCGCTTGCCGACGACGGTGCTTCCGGAAATGCCCACCTGCGCCGCCATCGCCGAATCCTCACCGATGTGGACGTTGTGTGCGATGTGGACGAGGTTGTCGATCTTGACACCGCGCTCGATGCGGGTCTGCCCCAGGGTCGCCCGGTCGATGGTGGCATTGGCACCGATCTCCACGTCGTCCTCGATGACGACGATTCCCACGTGACGAATCTTGTGGAACTTGCCGTCACGCCTGGCGAAGCCGAATCCGTCCGCTCCGATGACCGCACCGGGGTGGATGATCACCCGATCGCCCAGCCGGCAGCCGTCGCGAATGACGGCGTTGGTCCAGATGAGCGAGTCGTCTCCGACGCTCACCGACGGACCCAGGTAGGCACCAGGGTGCACGACCGTGCGCGCCCCGATCGTGACGTCCTCACCGATGACGGCGAACGGACCTACGGTCACGCCTTCGCCGAGTCGAGTCGAGGGCGAGACCGAAGCAAGCGCGTGCACACCCGACCCGAAGCTCGTGGGTTGATGAAACAGTTCCACGAGATCGATGAGCGCGAGCAAGGGGTCCTTCACCAGCACCTGCGCGATCGGCGGGTGGGGGATTCGCTCCCTGGCTACGATCGCCGAGGCCTTCGTGTTCGCGAGCTCCTTGCGGTAACGAGGGTCGGCGAACAAACTCAGATCCCCGGGGCCGGCATCGGCGAGCGAGCTGAGCCCGGTGATCTCGATGGCGCCGTCTCCCACGAGCTCGCCGTGAAGCCGCGCGCAAAGCGCATCGAGGCGAAAGGACGCGTTCGTACTCACGTGGATCCCGTGGTAAGGATAGCTACAAACGATTGATGTTCCAAGTACTTCCATGGGAGAATCGAAGATGATTTCATGCCGGTGACGAGCCACCTTGCCTTTGCGGTCCTCACTGGTGCCTTCCTGGCGTCGACCGAAGCACCCGTCATCGACCATGAGCCCATCGATTGCTCCCTGGCAGGAAAGAACGTGCGGATTTGCGCGTACGTTCTCGACGACGGGGAGATCGAACGCACCCGGGTGTACTTCCGGGCGGCGGGTCGCGACGCGTTCTATTGGACGCGGATGCTCTCCGATGGAATCCAGTTCTGCGCGACACTCCCCGTTGCCAGCGGGGTGGTCCGTGCGCTCGAGTACTATGTGTGGGTAGTGGACGATCGCTCCGAGACGACGCGAACCCGCACCCTCACCATCTCGCTCGGGTCTTCCTGCTCCGACCCGGCGGTGGACGAGGATCCGGAGCGAACCCATAACCTCGTCGTCCACGCGACGACGGATGAACAGGGAGACGTTATCGAGGACTTCGAGGCGGGCGAGCTCGCCGCGCTCGTTCCCGTAGACAAGAGATGAGCGATCTCCAACTGGCACTGATCGGCAACTCGAGCTCGAGCGCACTCCTCGACGGTCGCGCGCGAATCGTTTGGGCGTGCCTTCCGAGGTTCGACAGCGAGCCGGTT includes these proteins:
- the glp gene encoding gephyrin-like molybdotransferase Glp gives rise to the protein MIPVEQALRIVLDRAKPLSTEEIDFGQATGRLLREDVVSDVDMPPFPRSAVDGYAVRAKDVRQIPARLDVVGTIPAGTFPTFRVEAGQAASIMTGAPVPEGADAVQMVEHCRFDRDRVEVLIAVDEGQNVAPRGSEVRLGDVVLKEGTRLDPAAVAVAATVGKTTLVVGRKPRVAVAATGNELVHPSHKPAPGQIRNSNGFSLLAQCAAAGIEASYLGVALDTESSLDEVITKGLDADVLMLSGGVSMGRFDLVEDVLARHRVRIHVDAVALKPGKPLVFGTTDEGRLVFGLPGNPVSTMVTFELFVRPALARLEGAANPVRPLFRAKLLTELVNRGNRRAYLPGWISVDDEGQSIARPIPTRGSGDIVAFSKSNALLIVPEDRERLEAGEPVRYYALDSSLLKEDRWRNAG
- the lpxD gene encoding UDP-3-O-(3-hydroxymyristoyl)glucosamine N-acyltransferase, whose amino-acid sequence is MSTNASFRLDALCARLHGELVGDGAIEITGLSSLADAGPGDLSLFADPRYRKELANTKASAIVARERIPHPPIAQVLVKDPLLALIDLVELFHQPTSFGSGVHALASVSPSTRLGEGVTVGPFAVIGEDVTIGARTVVHPGAYLGPSVSVGDDSLIWTNAVIRDGCRLGDRVIIHPGAVIGADGFGFARRDGKFHKIRHVGIVVIEDDVEIGANATIDRATLGQTRIERGVKIDNLVHIAHNVHIGEDSAMAAQVGISGSTVVGKRVLMGGQSGLVDHLTIGEDAVLIAQSGVIGDVPAGATVSGYPARHHREVLKSTAELRGLEKLRKRVRELEKEILALRQGR